One Chordicoccus furentiruminis DNA window includes the following coding sequences:
- a CDS encoding rhomboid family intramembrane serine protease encodes MKKLKITFNAPVTLGFALASLVVLGLNILTRGRNNSLLFSTYHSSLLSPLTYLRFFTHVLGHSGWQHYAGNMMYILLLGPMLEEKYGSKKIGSAILITAAVTGVVNYIFFPNTVLCGASGVVFAFILLTSFTGFHDGEIPLSFILIAIIFIGQQVVDGIFVRDNVSNLSHIIGGIVGSVIGYNVNKR; translated from the coding sequence ATGAAGAAGCTTAAGATTACATTTAATGCTCCGGTGACACTTGGCTTTGCACTTGCCAGCCTGGTTGTATTGGGGCTGAATATCCTTACCAGGGGACGCAACAATTCGCTACTGTTCTCGACTTATCATTCATCGCTGTTGTCTCCGTTGACCTACCTAAGATTCTTCACTCATGTGCTGGGACATAGCGGATGGCAGCATTATGCGGGAAATATGATGTACATCCTGCTCCTAGGACCTATGCTGGAAGAGAAGTATGGCTCGAAGAAAATCGGTTCTGCCATATTGATCACCGCAGCCGTGACAGGAGTTGTCAATTACATTTTCTTCCCCAATACTGTCCTTTGCGGCGCCAGCGGTGTCGTGTTTGCGTTCATTCTGCTGACTTCCTTCACAGGATTCCATGACGGGGAAATCCCGCTCAGCTTTATTCTGATTGCAATTATCTTCATCGGACAGCAGGTCGTTGATGGAATCTTTGTGAGGGATAACGTGTCCAACCTGTCACATATCATCGGCGGCATCGTTGGATCTGTAATCGGATACAACGTGAACAAGAGGTAA
- a CDS encoding histidinol-phosphatase: protein MIANYHMHTWRCNHATGNEREYIEAAIGHYQIIGFSDHTPYPFPDGLVDPDKMRMNQLEDYVDTILKLREEYKDDIEIHLGLEVEYYPAYFDELVRYASRFPIEYFLLGQHWLGNRFGEPSSFAETKDEKLLERYVTQVICAMETGCFTYLAHPDVLHFTGDPEAYDFWMRKLCKMAKRMQMPMEINLLGITTQRNYPNPAFWKIAGEEGCTAIFGADAHRADFVWNPEGVKIAEQIAAENHLRVLQAVELNNPFKKIP from the coding sequence ATGATCGCGAACTATCATATGCATACCTGGCGATGCAATCATGCTACAGGCAACGAGCGCGAATATATCGAAGCGGCAATCGGACACTATCAGATCATAGGGTTCTCGGACCACACCCCGTACCCTTTTCCAGATGGGCTGGTTGATCCGGATAAGATGAGGATGAATCAGCTTGAGGATTATGTGGATACCATCCTGAAGCTCAGGGAGGAATATAAGGATGATATTGAGATCCACCTTGGGCTTGAGGTAGAATATTATCCGGCATATTTCGATGAACTTGTCAGGTATGCTTCCCGGTTTCCGATTGAGTACTTTCTGCTGGGGCAGCACTGGCTGGGTAACCGGTTCGGAGAACCATCATCTTTTGCAGAAACAAAGGATGAAAAGCTTTTGGAGCGGTATGTTACACAGGTGATTTGTGCGATGGAGACGGGATGTTTTACTTATCTGGCCCACCCCGATGTTCTTCACTTCACGGGAGATCCGGAGGCCTATGATTTCTGGATGAGAAAGCTCTGCAAAATGGCTAAACGTATGCAGATGCCCATGGAGATCAACCTGCTCGGAATAACAACACAACGTAATTATCCGAATCCCGCTTTCTGGAAGATCGCAGGAGAGGAAGGCTGCACCGCGATATTTGGAGCAGATGCCCATAGAGCAGATTTTGTGTGGAATCCTGAAGGGGTAAAAATAGCTGAGCAGATTGCGGCGGAGAATCATCTTCGGGTACTTCAAGCAGTGGAACTGAACAATCCGTTCAAGAAAATACCATGA